From one Paenibacillus terrae HPL-003 genomic stretch:
- a CDS encoding arylamine N-acetyltransferase family protein, which yields MYIMTKEEIKAYLNRIGIQDILPPTPSYLFELHKAHVKHLSWQTVDIFAGKPAAIGFQESVQLILQGRSGYCFHLNGAFSALLHSLGYKVRLHRAGVQPLGAEPRINSFHLGLTVNLLNEQHEEEVWIVDVGLGDMPYEPVPLRMGTYEQAPLQYKVTESGVVAKGWRLEHDSLASFVGVDYDPTVVRDLEEFMPKHHFYSRSADSPWFNLFLIRQRQALETNELRGCIWKKHGLNGLEKIELDHKSQWLEVLADVFGEPLVNYSHQERDELWKRVFAAHTEWKKSIISL from the coding sequence ATGTACATCATGACAAAAGAAGAAATAAAGGCTTATCTAAACAGGATTGGAATTCAAGACATTCTACCTCCTACCCCATCCTATTTATTTGAACTGCATAAGGCCCATGTGAAACATCTTTCGTGGCAAACGGTGGACATTTTTGCAGGAAAGCCGGCAGCCATTGGTTTTCAAGAATCCGTTCAACTTATTTTACAGGGGAGAAGCGGTTATTGTTTTCATCTGAATGGTGCCTTCAGCGCACTACTACATTCACTGGGCTACAAGGTCCGTCTGCATCGTGCCGGGGTTCAGCCTTTAGGGGCAGAGCCACGTATCAATTCATTTCATCTTGGGTTAACCGTGAACTTGCTAAATGAGCAGCACGAAGAGGAAGTATGGATTGTTGACGTTGGTTTAGGCGATATGCCATATGAGCCTGTTCCACTCCGTATGGGCACTTATGAACAAGCCCCTCTTCAATATAAGGTTACGGAGTCCGGAGTTGTTGCAAAAGGCTGGCGGTTAGAGCATGATTCGCTTGCTTCATTTGTCGGTGTTGATTATGACCCTACGGTTGTTCGAGACTTGGAAGAGTTTATGCCAAAACATCATTTCTATAGCCGATCAGCGGATTCTCCATGGTTCAACCTGTTTCTGATTCGGCAAAGACAAGCATTAGAGACGAATGAACTAAGAGGCTGTATTTGGAAAAAACACGGGCTGAACGGATTGGAAAAAATAGAGCTGGATCATAAATCGCAGTGGCTGGAAGTGTTGGCAGATGTGTTTGGTGAGCCGCTTGTCAACTATAGTCACCAGGAACGGGACGAGTTATGGAAAAGAGTATTTGCGGCTCATACGGAATGGAAGAAATCAATCATTTCCTTATAA
- a CDS encoding phosphotransferase codes for MSILSNVEQMYRIKIQRARQKKNIHKIETASMTYCLKPYNFPEDEIRFITRALSFLDERGFTHSQKVYPTVQQTAYMTHEGVSYTLTNWVDGRRPKFTKRIDFKKGISTLAKFHSSAAGFPITETPAARIRYEGLGDEIAGYKKRLNPYKDTAHLVALCEEVTHRLQQPKVREAIDSEQKAGAFIHGDYNYPNLIKDRQLKIHLIDFENCSLHVRMKDLSHLLHRNCLWNGTKMLRAIDYYQRYRPLSAHDLHLLHTLLISPYHVVRNIRIGGIRSAKRVIPSFVQLNQYRRELRALL; via the coding sequence ATGTCGATTTTATCAAATGTTGAGCAAATGTACAGAATCAAAATTCAACGTGCTCGTCAAAAAAAGAACATACACAAGATTGAGACCGCCAGCATGACCTATTGTTTAAAACCCTACAACTTTCCAGAAGATGAAATTCGTTTTATTACACGTGCGTTGTCCTTCCTGGATGAGCGCGGGTTCACCCATAGCCAAAAGGTTTATCCGACAGTACAGCAAACCGCTTATATGACCCATGAAGGCGTTTCGTATACGTTAACCAATTGGGTGGATGGACGAAGACCCAAATTTACAAAAAGAATAGATTTCAAAAAGGGGATTTCCACCTTAGCCAAATTTCACTCCAGCGCCGCAGGCTTTCCTATCACCGAAACTCCGGCAGCCAGAATACGTTACGAAGGCTTGGGTGATGAAATTGCTGGATACAAAAAACGCCTCAATCCCTACAAAGACACAGCACATCTCGTGGCTCTCTGTGAGGAAGTGACGCATCGTTTACAGCAGCCCAAGGTTCGAGAAGCAATCGACTCAGAGCAAAAAGCTGGCGCATTTATACATGGCGATTACAATTATCCCAATCTGATTAAAGACAGACAGCTCAAGATCCATTTAATTGATTTTGAAAATTGCTCTCTGCATGTAAGAATGAAAGACTTGTCCCATCTTCTTCATCGAAATTGTCTTTGGAACGGGACTAAGATGCTACGCGCGATCGACTACTATCAACGATATCGTCCGTTGAGCGCCCATGATTTACATTTGCTTCACACGCTTTTGATCTCTCCCTATCATGTGGTTCGCAACATCAGAATAGGCGGCATCCGTTCTGCCAAACGTGTTATTCCATCTTTTGTGCAGTTAAACCAATACCGACGTGAGCTTAGAGCGCTGCTATAA
- a CDS encoding aminoglycoside phosphotransferase family protein has protein sequence MAKSYTKAQIRKITSRFGLIPLKSRLVSSLYRKNAVIQVKTKKGTYALKPFSRTKMVRSNTIQQMEQAASMIRLLKKRKYSYMPAWLPTHSGKLWTLHQGTPFYMSQWIKGRGLENAEDFEKLGWALATLHATSTGLYRIGRGKSPTSQQLKIWKKQDRLFQKKIKKISRHDTKYRNWYNTHGKDCQRLSRRAWKDLQDTSIVKLFQKENRSHALIHSDITIPNVMISDNGQLKIIDWDRVKVGSVYADLAKALMNTTQFNPEFVQSLLKGYQKRKPLSPTERKMVTALYTLPREAWHASLHPNRSRDREILDNWGHSWPLRLQIIHILQEWSMYKRK, from the coding sequence ATGGCGAAATCCTATACCAAAGCACAGATTCGCAAAATCACCAGTCGTTTCGGCCTGATCCCGTTAAAATCAAGGTTAGTCTCATCACTGTACCGAAAAAATGCAGTAATCCAGGTGAAAACGAAAAAGGGAACTTATGCATTAAAGCCCTTTAGCCGCACTAAGATGGTCCGCTCAAATACAATCCAACAGATGGAGCAGGCTGCAAGCATGATCAGGCTTTTGAAAAAGAGAAAGTATAGCTACATGCCCGCGTGGCTTCCAACACATTCCGGGAAGCTATGGACTTTACATCAAGGGACGCCATTTTATATGAGTCAGTGGATCAAGGGACGGGGATTGGAGAATGCTGAAGATTTTGAAAAGCTTGGGTGGGCACTTGCCACGCTTCATGCCACGTCCACTGGCTTGTATCGGATTGGAAGGGGAAAATCCCCTACGTCTCAGCAATTGAAGATATGGAAAAAACAGGATCGTCTTTTTCAAAAAAAAATAAAAAAAATCAGCCGTCATGACACAAAATACCGCAACTGGTACAACACTCACGGCAAAGACTGCCAACGTTTATCCAGGCGGGCATGGAAGGATTTGCAGGACACATCCATTGTTAAGCTGTTTCAGAAGGAAAATCGTTCCCACGCTTTGATACACAGCGACATCACGATCCCCAATGTCATGATTTCAGATAATGGTCAACTGAAAATCATTGATTGGGATCGGGTTAAGGTCGGCTCAGTCTATGCAGATCTGGCAAAGGCCCTTATGAATACGACCCAATTCAATCCTGAATTTGTGCAATCCTTGCTGAAGGGATACCAAAAGCGCAAACCACTAAGCCCAACTGAACGAAAAATGGTTACAGCCTTGTATACACTGCCACGTGAAGCGTGGCATGCCTCCCTACACCCGAATCGCTCAAGAGACCGCGAGATCCTGGACAATTGGGGTCATTCGTGGCCCCTTCGTTTACAAATCATTCATATTTTGCAGGAATGGTCCATGTATAAAAGAAAGTGA
- a CDS encoding OPT/YSL family transporter, which produces MENEKEKRHPKTFEPFAFILIVVTSVLGAIIGMQIVTSLGVTPNTAIIGALIAMLISRIPFNWFLRYKSVHRQNLVQTAISSATFGAANSLLIPIGIPYLMGTPDLVVPMLLGAALAMFADATILYKIFDSRLFPASGTWAPGVATAESIRAGDKGGKRAGLLGVGALIGVVGSYLSIPMSAFGVAFIGNIWALGMFGVGLLIRQYSMPLFQIDVNALYIAHGVMIGAGIVALIQAALLVFGRSGKKKDSTAVLSDKASNEASGTSDIVVDGAPVQASSQDEEYTRPIAEARRTLGLGFIAYLAISLLIAIIGGLVTHMSVGMLIGFIVFAAFAAFVHEIIVGIAAMHSGWFPAFAVAFITLLGGMMIGFPPVALALLAGFSAATGPAFADMGFDLKTGYILRGNGKDKELEREGRKQQYITALIAFAVALVTVALAYPSYFAQNLVPPIDKVYVSTIQAGATPGVASQLLLWAIPGAILQLIGGSKRQLGVMFATGLLIATANACWAVLVGIAIRYLVTRFAKKEIVSSMTILAAGFIAGDALYNFFNSVFKLKK; this is translated from the coding sequence ATGGAAAACGAAAAAGAAAAACGTCACCCGAAAACGTTTGAGCCTTTTGCATTTATTCTCATTGTGGTTACAAGCGTTCTGGGTGCGATTATTGGAATGCAGATCGTAACCAGCCTGGGAGTGACCCCAAACACGGCCATCATCGGAGCGTTAATTGCGATGCTGATTTCACGTATACCGTTTAACTGGTTTTTACGTTATAAATCGGTACATCGTCAGAATCTGGTGCAGACGGCGATTTCCTCGGCTACCTTCGGGGCGGCCAATAGCCTGCTGATTCCGATTGGAATTCCCTATCTCATGGGAACGCCCGATTTGGTCGTACCCATGCTACTGGGAGCGGCATTGGCTATGTTTGCAGATGCAACGATACTGTATAAAATTTTTGATTCCAGACTGTTTCCCGCCTCGGGTACCTGGGCGCCAGGTGTTGCGACAGCAGAATCTATCAGAGCAGGGGACAAGGGAGGCAAGCGTGCCGGATTGCTGGGTGTAGGCGCACTGATCGGGGTAGTTGGCTCTTATCTCAGCATTCCGATGTCTGCCTTTGGTGTCGCTTTTATTGGTAATATCTGGGCCTTGGGCATGTTTGGTGTCGGCCTATTGATTCGCCAGTATTCCATGCCGCTGTTTCAGATTGATGTAAATGCACTATACATTGCCCATGGAGTGATGATCGGGGCGGGCATTGTGGCGTTGATTCAGGCTGCTTTACTTGTGTTCGGCCGTTCCGGCAAAAAAAAGGACAGCACCGCCGTGCTTTCGGATAAAGCATCAAATGAAGCATCCGGCACGAGTGACATTGTCGTGGATGGGGCTCCCGTGCAAGCCTCTTCGCAGGATGAAGAATACACCCGTCCGATTGCAGAGGCTCGTCGTACTCTTGGACTTGGATTCATCGCGTATCTGGCAATTTCCTTGCTGATCGCGATCATCGGAGGGCTGGTAACACACATGTCGGTGGGCATGCTGATCGGCTTTATCGTGTTTGCAGCTTTTGCCGCGTTCGTGCATGAAATTATTGTTGGCATTGCCGCCATGCATTCCGGGTGGTTCCCTGCCTTTGCGGTGGCCTTTATTACCTTGCTGGGCGGTATGATGATCGGGTTTCCACCCGTGGCCCTAGCATTGCTGGCCGGGTTTAGCGCGGCTACAGGCCCCGCCTTTGCCGATATGGGCTTTGATTTGAAAACAGGCTATATCCTGCGCGGCAACGGTAAGGATAAGGAGCTGGAACGGGAAGGCAGAAAGCAGCAGTATATAACGGCTCTGATTGCTTTTGCTGTTGCGCTGGTGACCGTAGCTCTGGCTTATCCGAGTTATTTTGCGCAAAATCTGGTGCCACCGATTGATAAGGTATATGTATCCACCATTCAGGCCGGAGCTACACCGGGTGTGGCAAGCCAGCTTTTGCTGTGGGCGATACCAGGAGCAATTCTCCAGCTCATAGGTGGCTCCAAACGCCAGCTGGGTGTTATGTTCGCGACAGGGCTGCTGATTGCGACAGCGAACGCGTGCTGGGCTGTGCTGGTCGGCATAGCGATCCGCTATCTCGTAACCCGTTTTGCGAAAAAGGAGATCGTTTCTTCCATGACGATTCTGGCCGCAGGTTTTATCGCAGGGGATGCGCTGTACAACTTCTTTAATTCCGTATTTAAACTAAAAAAGTGA
- a CDS encoding DUF917 domain-containing protein — translation MDTLKLDERIVEYAVYGGAVLGGGGGGWIEEGLRIGKLALEVGQPKLVSVESFADDDLFVTVAVVGAPAAPNKYVKPVHYVKALELVSSMTGKGVRALHTNENGGETTINGWFQSALSGVPVVDFACNGRAHPTGTMGSMNLTELPDYVSHQAAVGGRGEHYIEVGISGSLDHAASLVRKASVEAGGIVAVARNPVTAAYARANGAPGAISRAIAVGEAMLAHQGEAAIAAVATELGGKVIAAGEVTECQLETSGGFDAGLVRITDSGRAYEMTFWNEYMSLELDGERLATFPDLIMTLDMDTGRPVITAAVAQGQRLAVLVVPKEKLLLSTTMFNTKLLQPIEQIIHKPILSYL, via the coding sequence ATGGACACTTTGAAGTTGGATGAAAGAATTGTTGAATATGCCGTTTATGGCGGTGCTGTTTTGGGCGGTGGAGGCGGAGGCTGGATTGAAGAAGGTCTGCGGATCGGAAAGCTGGCTCTTGAAGTGGGACAGCCGAAGCTGGTATCCGTCGAAAGCTTCGCAGATGACGATCTCTTCGTCACTGTGGCTGTCGTCGGTGCCCCGGCTGCTCCGAATAAATATGTGAAGCCTGTTCATTATGTGAAGGCGCTGGAACTGGTGTCCTCCATGACAGGGAAGGGTGTCCGGGCTTTGCATACGAATGAAAATGGCGGCGAAACAACGATTAATGGCTGGTTTCAATCGGCCTTGAGCGGTGTCCCGGTTGTGGATTTTGCATGTAATGGCCGGGCACATCCGACAGGCACGATGGGCTCTATGAATTTGACCGAGCTGCCAGATTACGTAAGCCATCAGGCTGCGGTGGGCGGACGCGGAGAGCATTATATTGAAGTGGGTATTTCAGGCTCCCTGGACCATGCTGCATCACTGGTTCGTAAAGCCTCGGTAGAGGCAGGAGGAATTGTAGCGGTTGCGCGGAATCCGGTGACGGCCGCTTATGCGAGAGCCAACGGTGCACCAGGAGCCATTTCCCGGGCAATTGCTGTTGGAGAAGCAATGCTGGCCCATCAAGGCGAAGCGGCGATTGCAGCCGTGGCCACTGAGCTGGGCGGCAAGGTTATCGCCGCAGGAGAAGTAACAGAATGCCAACTTGAAACATCGGGGGGCTTTGATGCCGGGTTGGTTCGCATTACCGATAGCGGCAGGGCCTACGAAATGACCTTCTGGAATGAGTACATGTCCCTGGAGCTTGATGGGGAGCGGCTGGCGACATTTCCAGATCTGATCATGACACTGGATATGGATACAGGCAGACCTGTAATCACAGCCGCCGTAGCCCAAGGACAGCGTCTGGCTGTCCTCGTGGTACCGAAGGAAAAGCTGCTGCTGAGTACGACCATGTTTAACACCAAGCTGCTGCAACCGATTGAGCAAATTATCCATAAGCCTATACTGTCCTATCTATAA
- a CDS encoding DUF1177 domain-containing protein produces the protein MALQQTLTVFEALDSAYVNGERVKQLFAGYEDIVVTVKQVKGAKGSTDFIQILIPGTEGKSSGGTAPTFGIVGRLGGIGARPSRIGLVSDADGAIAAVAAGLKLADMQIKGDKLKGDVIATTHICPDAPTRPHEPVDFMDSPVDILEMNRHEIVPEMEAILSIDTTKGNRVINHKGIAISPTVKEGYILRVSEDLLRLMEQTTGQLPVTFPVTTQDITPYGNDLYHINSILQPAVATDAPVVGVAITAQAAVPGCGTGASHEIDIAAAVRFSIETAKEFTNGTCAFYDSQEFVKITELYGSMKILQTAGSAQNHG, from the coding sequence ATGGCACTTCAACAGACATTAACCGTATTCGAAGCGCTGGACAGCGCCTATGTGAACGGAGAGCGGGTTAAGCAGCTTTTCGCCGGATACGAGGACATTGTGGTAACGGTAAAACAGGTAAAAGGAGCCAAGGGAAGTACGGATTTTATACAAATTCTTATTCCGGGTACGGAAGGCAAAAGCTCGGGAGGTACAGCACCGACATTCGGCATTGTAGGACGTCTAGGCGGGATTGGCGCACGTCCTTCCCGAATTGGTCTTGTATCTGATGCGGATGGAGCTATTGCAGCGGTTGCCGCTGGGCTGAAGCTGGCGGATATGCAGATTAAAGGTGACAAGCTGAAGGGTGATGTGATCGCAACTACGCATATTTGTCCGGATGCGCCTACCCGCCCGCACGAGCCGGTTGATTTTATGGACTCACCTGTGGACATTTTGGAAATGAATCGTCACGAGATTGTTCCCGAGATGGAAGCTATTCTGTCCATTGATACCACCAAGGGCAATCGTGTTATTAATCATAAAGGAATCGCAATTTCACCCACGGTGAAGGAAGGCTATATTTTGCGAGTCAGTGAGGATCTGCTGCGCCTGATGGAGCAGACTACGGGACAATTGCCCGTTACTTTTCCGGTAACCACTCAGGATATCACGCCGTACGGTAATGACTTATACCATATTAATTCCATTTTACAGCCTGCTGTAGCGACGGATGCGCCTGTGGTTGGTGTGGCTATTACAGCGCAGGCAGCCGTACCAGGATGTGGGACCGGGGCGAGTCATGAGATTGATATCGCGGCAGCCGTACGTTTTTCCATTGAAACGGCCAAGGAATTTACGAATGGCACTTGTGCATTTTATGACTCGCAGGAATTTGTCAAAATTACCGAATTGTACGGCTCCATGAAGATACTTCAGACAGCAGGCAGTGCGCAAAACCACGGCTGA
- a CDS encoding AroM family protein, whose translation MDKLGMITIGQAPRTDVAPIVERALEGRAKLVQAGALDGLSFAYIQEHLSPSPGEYVLTSRLTTGESVVISREKIQPLLQEKITHMEEQGIRTILLLCTGVFPGLHTRTAFLIEPDHVLPPVIKAMSGGRRVGLIGPLEEQKDNLKLKFSPHGMNPGFAAASPYSSSEEEFRQAARHFKDQADLIVLDCMGYTDVHRELAARYAGVPVVLSNALIGKLVSEMV comes from the coding sequence ATGGATAAGCTTGGGATGATTACGATTGGGCAAGCACCCCGGACAGATGTGGCTCCTATCGTGGAACGGGCACTGGAAGGACGTGCAAAACTGGTACAAGCAGGCGCGCTGGATGGTCTTTCTTTTGCTTATATACAAGAGCATCTGTCTCCGTCGCCAGGAGAGTATGTATTGACCTCCCGCCTGACGACCGGAGAGTCGGTGGTCATATCACGCGAAAAAATCCAGCCGCTGCTTCAGGAGAAAATCACGCACATGGAGGAACAGGGCATCCGTACGATTTTATTGCTATGTACCGGCGTATTTCCGGGATTGCATACCCGAACCGCCTTTTTGATTGAGCCGGACCATGTGCTTCCTCCTGTCATTAAGGCGATGTCCGGCGGACGGCGGGTCGGCCTGATTGGTCCGCTGGAAGAGCAGAAGGACAATCTCAAGCTCAAATTCAGTCCCCACGGAATGAATCCCGGGTTTGCGGCGGCCTCGCCTTACAGCAGTAGTGAAGAGGAATTTCGCCAGGCAGCCAGGCATTTCAAGGATCAGGCTGATCTTATCGTGCTGGATTGTATGGGTTATACGGATGTTCATAGGGAACTGGCAGCGCGTTACGCGGGGGTTCCCGTCGTATTGTCCAATGCCCTGATCGGCAAGCTGGTATCGGAAATGGTATAA
- a CDS encoding aminopeptidase — MSQQRVEISKNVLQKCLGLTAGETLLVVTDDDKKELGESIYEAGKALGAEAAILTMKVRSKSGEEPPAPVAEAMLRSNVVVCVTRYSLTHTHARKQAAAAGARLATMPGMTDDMFMNGAIAADYPKVKALTEEVTALLTAAKQVRIEKDGYSLSFTIEGRNGVPSTGMYLNPGESGNLPSGEAYIAPLEGTAQGQIVVDGSVAGIGALKEPLLLTVENGRLTAAEGETGQPLLEILGEGDGRMLAEFGIGTNDKARITGVVLEDEKVYGTIHVAFGSNNTFGGTIAAGVHIDGVVQRPDVYLDDRLIMKAGQLLEC, encoded by the coding sequence GTGAGCCAACAGCGTGTTGAAATTAGTAAAAATGTATTGCAAAAATGTTTGGGACTTACCGCTGGAGAGACGCTTCTGGTGGTAACGGACGATGATAAAAAGGAATTGGGCGAGTCCATTTATGAAGCTGGCAAGGCGCTGGGCGCAGAAGCTGCTATTTTGACGATGAAGGTACGCTCCAAATCGGGGGAAGAGCCTCCGGCACCTGTCGCCGAAGCCATGCTTCGCTCCAATGTTGTCGTATGTGTCACCCGGTATTCGCTGACGCATACCCATGCCCGCAAGCAAGCCGCAGCCGCTGGAGCGCGTCTGGCGACGATGCCTGGCATGACGGACGATATGTTCATGAACGGAGCGATTGCTGCTGATTATCCGAAGGTCAAGGCGCTGACCGAAGAGGTGACCGCATTATTGACGGCTGCCAAGCAGGTGCGGATCGAGAAGGATGGGTACAGCCTGAGCTTCACCATTGAGGGTCGCAACGGTGTGCCCAGCACGGGCATGTATCTGAACCCTGGCGAATCCGGCAACCTTCCTTCCGGTGAAGCGTATATTGCTCCGCTGGAGGGGACGGCGCAAGGCCAGATTGTGGTGGACGGTTCTGTTGCAGGAATCGGTGCCTTGAAGGAGCCGCTGTTGCTGACGGTCGAAAATGGCAGGTTGACAGCCGCAGAAGGGGAAACGGGGCAGCCCTTGCTGGAAATACTGGGCGAAGGTGACGGCAGAATGCTGGCCGAGTTCGGTATCGGAACGAACGATAAAGCACGTATTACGGGTGTCGTACTGGAAGATGAGAAGGTGTACGGCACGATTCATGTGGCTTTTGGCAGCAATAATACTTTTGGCGGGACCATCGCTGCGGGTGTACATATTGATGGTGTCGTTCAGCGACCGGATGTGTATCTGGATGACCGCCTGATTATGAAAGCCGGGCAACTGCTGGAGTGCTAG
- a CDS encoding aspartate/glutamate racemase family protein, protein MLGIIRVLTMQDEVAIGLHGRVIEQRYGLPVTSVCIPDQPQGIYDDATDRESVPKIVAAAQQLVEQGCTSIGISCAADPALEETRHAVTVPVYGAGSCAAHLALTAASRVGVLTILEEAPPLIRCILGESYIGTERPEGVRTTLDLNTPQGKEAAMAAALRLQEKGAEAIVLACTGFVTMNFAPELERRLGIRAIDPIVALGAAASVAAGE, encoded by the coding sequence ATGCTTGGAATTATCAGGGTGCTTACCATGCAAGACGAAGTAGCTATTGGTCTTCACGGCCGGGTCATCGAGCAGCGCTACGGGCTGCCTGTCACCAGTGTATGTATCCCTGACCAGCCGCAGGGAATCTACGATGATGCAACGGATCGGGAATCGGTGCCTAAAATTGTGGCCGCAGCGCAACAGCTCGTCGAGCAGGGCTGCACGTCCATTGGCATTAGCTGCGCGGCTGATCCGGCACTGGAGGAGACCCGCCATGCGGTGACTGTACCTGTATACGGCGCAGGCTCCTGTGCGGCGCATCTGGCATTGACAGCGGCCAGTCGTGTCGGTGTGTTGACCATTTTGGAGGAGGCGCCCCCATTGATCCGCTGTATCTTGGGTGAGTCTTACATCGGCACAGAGCGCCCTGAGGGTGTACGTACGACGCTGGACCTGAACACTCCGCAAGGCAAGGAGGCTGCGATGGCAGCGGCGCTGCGTCTTCAGGAGAAGGGAGCAGAGGCAATCGTGCTGGCCTGTACGGGTTTTGTGACGATGAACTTCGCACCGGAGCTGGAGCGCAGGCTGGGCATCCGTGCCATTGATCCGATTGTGGCGCTTGGCGCAGCCGCATCAGTGGCAGCGGGAGAATGA
- a CDS encoding PucR family transcriptional regulator, with protein sequence MKIPGVTVQELMTMPVLKEAKVLSGEQGLNRIVRFIDIMEVPDLKGWIREGVLLMTTAYSIRHEPEVLCQIIQLLHQGGAAALAIKPTRFLKEIPRSALEESNACGLPVIEIPADIPYTDITQRVMDMVLNRQAELLRRSEEIYRTLTTMVLENSGIQAVSDNIAELLKAPVALIDNGGRAIVTSPQEWNWMEAQDSRHFPINVDKRTVAKLVIARNELDDMEQVGIEQARLVMALELMREKAVEDTESRLRGNFIDELMTPPVPLRHEVERRGRQLGFNPAYHWEVAVLESTTAPPEEILSGLLSQESTRRRVVSHIEFRSNRAILFLPTLHPNDHHDGAGADQGLTWAETLKSWTSEKALGTGDYYIGIGSSKKLWELMQSYNEARRAITVSQRLYPDRRVCKFGDIEMHYMLGEAMNKEEFVDLFERKLGRLQQYDRSHGSDLLKTLFYYLENRGSLMDTANYLFIHRNSVKYRLERIRDIADFDLNDPREQFICHTCLIHYYLRKHK encoded by the coding sequence ATGAAAATACCGGGTGTAACCGTTCAGGAGCTTATGACAATGCCCGTATTGAAGGAGGCGAAGGTACTAAGCGGAGAGCAGGGATTAAATCGGATTGTCCGTTTTATTGATATTATGGAGGTCCCTGACTTGAAGGGCTGGATCAGGGAAGGCGTATTATTGATGACAACCGCTTATTCCATCCGTCATGAGCCTGAGGTATTGTGTCAAATTATTCAACTATTGCATCAGGGCGGGGCCGCGGCACTTGCGATCAAACCGACCCGCTTTCTCAAGGAAATTCCCCGCAGTGCGCTGGAGGAAAGCAATGCCTGCGGCCTGCCCGTGATTGAGATTCCGGCCGATATTCCATATACGGATATTACACAGCGTGTCATGGATATGGTGTTGAATCGGCAGGCAGAGCTGCTGCGACGCTCGGAAGAAATATATCGGACCTTAACAACGATGGTGCTGGAGAATAGCGGTATACAGGCTGTAAGCGACAATATAGCAGAGCTGCTTAAAGCTCCGGTTGCTTTGATTGATAATGGAGGTCGAGCCATCGTCACTTCACCACAGGAATGGAATTGGATGGAGGCGCAGGATTCCCGTCATTTTCCGATTAATGTCGATAAACGCACGGTTGCCAAGCTGGTCATTGCCCGCAATGAGCTGGATGATATGGAGCAGGTGGGTATTGAGCAGGCACGTCTGGTCATGGCACTGGAATTAATGCGTGAAAAGGCAGTGGAAGATACAGAAAGCCGACTACGGGGTAACTTTATCGATGAGTTGATGACTCCTCCGGTACCTTTACGACATGAGGTTGAGCGGAGAGGGCGCCAACTGGGGTTTAACCCGGCATATCATTGGGAGGTTGCTGTACTGGAAAGCACTACCGCTCCGCCAGAAGAGATTCTGTCCGGTTTGTTGAGTCAGGAATCCACCCGGCGGCGTGTGGTATCCCATATTGAGTTCCGTTCCAATCGGGCGATACTATTTTTACCTACTCTTCATCCAAATGATCACCATGACGGGGCAGGTGCTGATCAGGGACTAACCTGGGCTGAAACGCTGAAGAGCTGGACCAGTGAAAAAGCATTGGGAACGGGCGATTATTATATAGGCATTGGAAGTAGCAAAAAGCTGTGGGAGCTGATGCAAAGCTATAATGAGGCAAGACGTGCGATCACCGTATCCCAGCGGCTGTACCCCGATAGACGTGTATGTAAATTCGGAGATATAGAAATGCACTATATGCTTGGAGAAGCCATGAACAAAGAGGAATTTGTCGATTTGTTCGAACGTAAGCTGGGCAGACTTCAGCAGTATGATCGGTCTCATGGCAGCGATTTGCTTAAAACGTTATTTTATTATTTGGAAAATCGGGGCAGTCTGATGGATACAGCGAATTATCTTTTTATACATCGTAATTCGGTCAAATACAGACTGGAACGGATTCGTGACATTGCGGATTTTGATCTCAACGATCCACGCGAGCAGTTCATATGTCATACATGTCTGATTCATTATTATTTGCGGAAACATAAGTAG